A region from the Colwellia sp. PAMC 21821 genome encodes:
- a CDS encoding sigma-70 family RNA polymerase sigma factor has protein sequence MEHEQHLALLGAIAQGDKKAFSTLYQNTSKQLYAVSLKMLARKELAEEALQEAYVRIWHNASEYRVGKGTVLTWMISIVRYRALDILRYNKIRKEDALDESESFDLDAPEQVSDSEQLLLDKCLQQLDQSQRQAIYLAYFNGCSHQEVVKHLNNPLGTIKSWIRRGLTSLQSCLTS, from the coding sequence ATGGAACATGAACAGCACCTAGCCTTACTTGGCGCTATAGCCCAAGGTGATAAAAAGGCGTTTTCAACGCTTTACCAAAACACCAGTAAACAGCTTTATGCGGTGAGTTTAAAAATGTTAGCCCGAAAAGAATTAGCCGAAGAAGCGTTGCAAGAGGCGTATGTGCGTATTTGGCATAACGCATCGGAGTACCGTGTTGGTAAGGGGACAGTATTGACCTGGATGATCAGTATTGTGCGTTATCGTGCGCTAGATATTTTACGATACAACAAAATTAGAAAAGAAGATGCATTAGACGAGAGTGAAAGCTTTGATCTTGACGCCCCTGAGCAAGTAAGTGATTCAGAACAGTTATTATTAGATAAATGCTTGCAACAACTCGACCAGTCACAACGCCAAGCAATATATTTAGCTTACTTTAATGGCTGTTCTCACCAAGAGGTGGTTAAACACCTAAATAACCCATTGGGTACCATTAAAAGCTGGATAAGACGTGGTCTTACAAGCTTACAAAGTTGTTTAACGTCATGA
- a CDS encoding anti-sigma factor — MNYQAENLKNALAAEYVLGTLRGPARQRFQKLMMQYPPISEATTTWEQHLNALGQKIPPVTPDESVWQRIEQQLGFANEPAKSNVVPITKAKPKVWQGIAGLASAAALVLAVLLVNIEPTTSPDAQQLALVNNEQTELLWALEIGTDTIDIQATKSLVAQANADYELWIVAADGRAPISLGLLPKTGKLRLSKPELFDQIEIAALAVSLEPLGGSPNGSPTTVLYTSKLVTL; from the coding sequence ATGAATTATCAAGCTGAAAACCTTAAAAACGCCCTAGCTGCAGAATATGTACTAGGTACATTACGCGGACCTGCACGTCAGCGCTTTCAAAAATTGATGATGCAATATCCACCGATAAGTGAGGCAACCACTACTTGGGAGCAACATTTAAACGCGTTAGGACAAAAAATTCCGCCAGTAACGCCTGATGAGTCAGTATGGCAGCGCATTGAACAACAGCTAGGTTTTGCTAATGAGCCAGCAAAAAGTAACGTAGTGCCCATAACGAAAGCTAAGCCTAAAGTTTGGCAAGGTATTGCAGGTTTAGCGTCAGCTGCTGCATTGGTACTTGCTGTGTTGTTAGTGAATATTGAACCAACAACATCACCTGATGCTCAACAATTGGCTTTGGTTAATAACGAACAAACTGAATTGTTATGGGCGTTAGAAATTGGCACAGACACTATTGATATTCAAGCAACTAAAAGCTTAGTGGCGCAAGCCAACGCTGATTACGAGTTATGGATAGTAGCGGCAGATGGCAGAGCGCCAATATCGTTAGGTTTACTCCCTAAAACCGGTAAGTTAAGGTTAAGTAAGCCTGAGTTGTTCGATCAAATTGAGATTGCCGCATTAGCTGTAAGTTTGGAGCCGCTAGGTGGTTCGCCTAATGGTTCACCAACTACAGTGCTGTATACTTCTAAATTAGTGACGCTTTAG